The window TCCTGTTAAAATTGGGTGCAGTAGTTCAACCGTGTTGCTAACATAAGGAGACCAATAGGACAGTCACAAGCAGACCAGATAGTACCTGACTACCACACTGTCCCGCCCATACGGGACAATGACAGTGcttattttgaacaaccaggtccTGATGATTCGAGTGTTATCCAAGTTTggaagacagagtcacaaccatggaAGACAGTAGTCTCAATCATGATAATGCTTATTTTCAGCAATCAGGCCCTGATGATTCGAGTGTTATCAAAGTTTggaagacagagtcacaaccatgcaaaACAGTAGTCTCAATCATCGCTTATTTTGAACAACAGTTttgaagacagagtcacaaccatggaAGGCAGTAGCCTCAATCATGATAAAAGCCAGTCACAATCTGTTTTTTGATGAAAGAGGCCGTCAAAGAATTGACTTGATGTATTTCCAATGGTGGTTCTTTGAACAAGGCTTACAATAAAGGACATGAACAAAGTTATAATAATTGACTGATATATTTTGTCAAATCAGTGACAGGAATTCTACATAATTCTAGGAAAAATCTTATTGAATGGGTAATATTATCCACGGAGACGgattaaaatgaaataattcgaaacaactgctgaaaaattcaaataatAAGTTATACAGAATTCATGAAAGCAAACAAGACCAGACAGATACCAAATATAACTTTCAATTCATCAGTTTACCCGGTACTAAAGAGAGTCTACAGACAGGAGCCAGGTACTTGAATTTCCCATTGGTCTCTCCAACCTGACTACGACGAAACTGTTCATGCTTGTGTGAGGAATACATGCAATGCTGAATCACACACGTCCCAGTCCCCCAACCGCTAAAATTTTCACATGAAGAGAACAAATCTGAGACTGGAACTCCCCTGCCTTCAGTCCAAGTTCTAACATGATAAGGTTGCAACAAGATTTAGTGCAATAGTTGTCAATCATTTAAAGTCACTTAGGCTATCACTTTCGACATGAAACTAGATGGAAAAGATTTGTACAGTTTATATTTCGAATGTGATgtctgaatgaatgaattcaaCGATTTCTGAAAGCAAATTAACCTCACAGCAGAGCCCTCTGATTGGCTCATTTCCACAAGCACAGCAGGCGGATTACGGCACTTTTGATTGACCAATCCACCGGAACTAACCCCCCTTTTTGCCTCTTGAAATCCCTGAATAAAGCAAGACAAGAGACGAGAGGCATCAAATGACTCCACAACAAGTACCACAACTCCACAAatgtgaacatacatgtacaatgtactgtgTCGACGCCATTTTGCCGGTTTTGTCAGTCTATTTCACATAGGCCTCTTACACGCAATATAGGCCCTTTGTACAAGCCACCTTCATCCGGCTAAATAGCATTTACACAGCATATAAATGTACGAtaaaatcaaattatttctACACCAAACCAATCCTAAATTGCAAATACTACGAGGATGGGATGAACTAACATGTGGCTAtctacattttttttctcttaagATGATTTCGTCAACaacaaatttaaatttttttcccaaaacgCAAAAGTCCTGGGCATCGTTTGGTTCTATTATACCCGGCAATTATTTTCGGTAAATTTTTTCTCAAGTATTGATGAGAGCAACTGCTGGTCATTGCTAGAACTGAATGTTAAAAACCTGCATTGACTATATAAAAATATACACAAATGAAATTTAATGACAAGAACTGGTGAATGAAAAGGTAGGTCCAACACTATGTTGAATTATCTAAGAGCTGCTGTTGAAAATatacattaaaaacattgacttTGGGAACAATTCTACAAATTGCGAGTCAATATTGTCTGAAATACACAGACACTGTACAGACCACCAACTTCTTTACAAATCGTTTACAAATAATGACTCAAAGTTTCTCGGTTAAAAAACTGAATTGCCGTaggtgaagatggaagtgatATACATTCTTATTCTATGTGTAAACAGCTTGAGGCATTACATATTTTTTTTCGCAAGGTATCACCAGTCTGTTTACATTACGATTGTATAAGACACTAATGTACTGTACCATTGAATGACATTTAAGTGATACAAAATACAAAGACAGGCAGATATATGCGGAGAATTCATAAAATAAAAGCTGAGTTGTAATACAACCACATTTCCTCTCTGAATTCACAACAGCAGAATAAAGTGAAATCAACAAAGACTGCCAACAGCTGCTGAAAATCAACAAGCCCATGTCGGAGCATCTTTCTATTTTTGTGTACGCCTTTAAAACACTTCATGGCGTAATGTAACTGAAACACCTGACAAAAATGAGGTCAAAATACAGAGACCAGTCAGAATAACACGGGCAGTTGAGAAGCTACAGCAACTCATACTATAGATTTACATGTGTCCAGTtttcaaatccaaaaaaaacGTTGAATTGGTCCAAGTCTGGCTTCATCACCCGAGGCCAAAACCAAACATGGACGAGAGTCACTTTTAAAAACATTAGAAGTTTTGTACCACAACAAAATGCAGCCAAAAGTCTCATTAGTTCAGATTTTTATCCACAACGGACAACAGTAAACACTGAACACTTGCGTAAAAATCGTTCATCGTGCTGGATACAGAAATTCCATCGTAAATACGAGTGACCTTATTAGAAGTCTCGTCGTTTGTACTTTTCTGGGTCGAAGAATGACGTGACGACGACGCGATTGGCAAACTTCCTTCCCGTGAGGGCTTGCTGAGCGCGATGGCAATCCTCAAGTTCACGGAACTCGACGAAGATCTGGAGAGAAAGGAGAGGCAAAAAATTAGATAAAGGAAAATTAATCCTTGCTCAAAGCTTTGGACAACTTCGAGTTTTCTGACATGTATTCGTGAGCAGCAAATAAGTTGTTACTCAACTTCACGTGAAATAGGGAAGGAATTTAAACAACAACTTCAAAGGTAGGAGGCATGTCCCACATTTTATAACCTGTCCCAACCAAATTATACCCCGGCAGTTTACCAGACTTtttgactatcgaacacacagCTTACCTTGCCACACCCTGGTACTTCCACACCAGCAATTGGCCGTGGGATTTCCAAATCGACCACGGCGCCATACTTTCCACACTCCTCCCGAACATCATCAACGATATCTGAAACGGAGAAAACACATTACTATAACAATTTCAAAGCTGAGTTTAAGGGTCAAGGATAACATGGATTAAAAAAGCTCACAATTCAAACTGTCAGAACCAAAATTCTATATTAGGACAAGGAGACTGTatggaaatcattttcacagtaAGGACAATCACTTAGAATATGAGGGCTATATCAAAATGCATTTCTAAAATCTTTCATACCTTCATATTCTTCATCATCAACCAAGTCTTCTGGAGTGACCATGTTCAACAGACAGAGAACATTCGTTATCTGGTTCGACACACCCATGTTCAATCCTGGCACTTGGATCTGGACCGCTTGTTGATTCTGCAAGAAAAgttcaatacaaaagtcaataCATGATAAGTGCAGTGCAAGATAACGCTGAAGGGCATCTTTGGGAAGCCTACATATTTCATGGTTTTATGGACCACAAATGTTTCAAACTTTATCATTTGAAAAGACAAAATTACTATCATGGTTAACGCAGGTAAATCTTCATCAACAATATCATGTCAATCCGAAGTTTACCTGGATTGACATAATTCTCTTTTACTCTTCACCCAGCTATGGAAGATGTCTGCTGGGACAGGACATATAAACCTTCCATATCACAGTCATTTAGTGTTTATCTGCCAAGGCTCATACTATAGCTGCTGCCTAGCTTTTTCGAAGTCGGACTGATTTTCAAGAAATAGATGACAACACTTACGGCCTGTGCATTCTTCGCACCAACACTGGCCCTCTGCACGATGAGCTTCTTGTCTCCAAGCTGCATTCCATTCAAACCTGTGCATGCCTAAAATCAAGAGAAACAATATTTTAGAAATCGATACTCCATCAGGGTACGATACAAAGAGCTGGCCATGTTCAAGTAGTTTGTGGTCTCTCTCGGACAAACTAGCAAGGTCATTTCCAAGAGTTACATTGGTCAATTATGCTAGATTTCCATAATGAGAACTCAAAGAGCCACATTTTGTTTAACACTGGAACCTGAAAATTTGCAGACAGTTGGTAATTTGTGGCTGGAGATCTGCCTGACGAGGGAATGAACATTTCACTATATGAATAGTCAGGTACTAGGACGATGTCAGAACCAGACAGATAATCCTAAATATATGTAGGTTAATTTGATTATCATGCGAGGAGTTCTGTCAGGAACTCAAAGGAGCACTTCTGACTTACTGTGTCTGTGATGTTGATTTCCAAATATTCACAGAAAGCGTATCCCTTGGATAAACCAGTCGCGCTGTCTTTGACGAGATTGAACGCCTTCAAGGGGCCGAACGATGTCAGTAGCTCTTTGACCTACAAAGCAGAACACACGAATCAGTACATCGGATGAGGCGAGAACAAGGTCAGCGAGATCTGAAGgcaatttgtacacaaatgatcAAAAATTATCACTCATGAAGTGTTACACCAATGCTTTTAAACTTGACTTGGTCTGGATACGCCAAGGCCAGACTAGACACTAAAATATACCAGTGATGAAGAGCTCTCCAAGTCCAAGCAGAAAAGGGCTTGGGAGGCCACATCTCTCTCAGCACAGACAGACTGGGTGGGCCACAGCTCTCCTAGCAGTGATGGGCTGGGAGGGCCACGACTCTCTCAGTACAGACAGGCTGGGAGGGCTATCTTCCATTCTGTCACGTGCTTTCAGAAAGACAGACACTTCACTTGTCTACAACAGAACGAAGTGGCAGAGGAGTGTGAGGCCATTTCAAGACAGAAGGAATCACAAATGGATACGCATTGCCTTCAGAACCCACCAACCTTAATAGTCACAATACATTTACCTTCCTAACGGGACACTACATTACATAGTCCTATTGTGCAGTTTACTGAGAAAGTGTCTTCTCATCAGAAGTCCTCGTCAACCAATCCCGAAGACCAGCCCATTCATTGTCGAAAGACCTCGCATCACTAGTACCCAAGTGAACCAAGGCAAGAGATGTTCAGTGCAAGCACCAACATTTTTACCCCCTGGGGACAAGGTATGCCAGGCATTTTAACATTGAATGGACTGTCTCATTCTTCCTCCCCATCGATCCAATTTGCGCGTTTCGAGCATGTGTGTCGTTGTTTTCCCAGTAAGCGAATCTTACTTACCCATACCTCATGTCGTTTCATTCACACACCAGACAAACAGAATAAGAAACACACACGATTCGCTCAGACACTCAGCCTCATAATCAATGGCATGTCAAAAACCTCCGCCACTTGCCTTGCCTCTTGTCAAGCAGTTTTATTGAGGGTTGGGTGTGTATTAGAAACTTTCGTAGAATTCAACCTCTTCCCCTGAGCTAGGGAATCGAATGGGGAAGAAACAAAAGAGAAATATTAATATCGATTCTATGGTCTCTTAAGACAAGTGGCGATTTCACGACTATCGGCATTATGCTAGATGTTTGAAAAACCTACTGCCACACCAAACAAAGCCATCCTAACCTAAACAGAAGCATAGAGTATGGAAACATATTTTATGACGTCAAATTGTGAGCATTATTGGTTTAAGTCACATCCATGTCgactgtcaatttttttttagtAACGAAGATAGCTTTTAATTATggcaagaaaaaaaggaaatgtCATCAATATCGAATGATGAATACTCCTGATTGAAATTTTGGGTATTTTGGATAAAAGGGACAATAATATTATTCATGACAACAATTCAAATTCACAGAGTTCTGAAAATGAATGCTGCAAGAAATTTTTGCACACGTTCTGAAAGAAATGCCTGAAAGTGAATTTTCAGCGGCATAGGGTCCTGAAATTTTGCATACATTCTGATTGAACAGAATCAGATTGCATATCTGACTTCTCACGGAtaagtttcaatttcaatttaataTAAGTTTGAGGCCATCTGAAAAAGGACTCGCTAATATTCTGAACTACAAAAATAGCCTGAAAATAttgtttgaaaaaataaaagacCTGCAAAAGGGATGTGCTGAAACAGAACATCTGAAAGAGACGGTCCAATGCCACAGTGGCTATGCTCTTGGCATTTAGGTCCAAGGCTAGATTCATGGATGGCGTTTCGTAGGCTCAGTCTAAACCAGCATAATGCACACCGAAGTCATGGGCTGCCTGTAGAAAGGAAAAGGCACAACACACAGCGAGACTTACCGTACACTCCTGGGATAGCGGTTGAAAGGGCAGCGGTTTTCAACTACTACACCCGATCACTCCAAACCTACACCAAATAAAACTCAAGATATTCCACGCATGCTATCCAAAGCTTTTTCAAATTTCCACAATTAAAGAAGGCAAGTAGAAAAGATTGGCGTCTGCAATCTCTACTAACAGGTTCAATCCCTGTCCTGCGTATGCAGAATAATTTTGGTTGAACTTCCCCAGATCAACTAATAGGTGTCTGATTCTGTGCAATGGTATATTTGATGAAGGCACGCCCAATTTCTATGGGCAATAACCAGACTGCAAGTAACCATTAGCAATGCATGGAatatcttgctgaagaaaaCTTCCCGATCTGGACAGAACAGACGTTGGTGTAGACCCTGAAATAGCAGCTTCCCTTGTGGCAACGCATCACAATGGAAACTTCTGAAGACCTAGCCTACCACAGGTGAGCGCAATGTTGCTCTGTATCAAACCCCTCCCACCTGATTTTGTTCTCTCAGGTTTTAATTCTTCGGTAGTTCAACGTTGCCACTTGGGAGCCCCGGACAAAGAAGCACACAAGGAAGGCAGATTTTCAGGAGAATGTACTGAAAAAGATGCATTGCAAAGATTTCTGGATACAGCACGGAGGATATACATCTGTCCAAGATACAATCTGCCTTCCTTGCGTTACAACCGGACAGCAACATTACCTGGTCTTCGTTGAGGTAGTTGGGAAGGCCACCAATAAAGATTTTATGTTGCGAATCTGGCACGACTGTTGAAACCACACCTGAAATTGAGGAAATCACGAGTGTTACATTTTAAGCCAGATCAGAGATAGATAAAGGACCATGATCAAGCGTGTCAGATTTTGACCCGCCGACACTTGTCAAAGCTTGCATTACATAAAGGATTCGGCAGACAAGAGGACCCCTACCTGGAACAGCAACCGATGGCGTCTCAGCCATGCCTGGGAGTGGCTGGTAATCTCTTGGCCGACGGATTTTTAGTGACTGTGTCTTAAAATGGATACCATCAAAGGCCATGGCTTGTGTCGTTTCATCCACTGATCGGAACTGTAAGAACCAAGGAAAGGCATCCATTAGATTACAAACAACAAGTTAGGCATCCATTAgatcacaaacaacaagttaggCATCCATTAgatcacaaacaacaagttaggCATCCATTAgatcacaaacaacaagttaggCATCCATTAgatcacaaacaacaagttaggCATCCATTAgatcacaaacaacaagttaggCATCCATTAgatcacaaacaacaagttaggCATCCATTAgatcacaaacaacaagttaggCATCCATTAGATCACAAACAAGTTACAGTATATAATAAGTTTTACAGCGACAACAGCTACTATTATGAATCCCTTCAGGCATACTATGGCTGAATGGGATAGAAGCTGCTCAGACACTGCTGGACTTTAAAGCCGGATTTGAGCAGGGTTTAAAACCCAGGACTATTGGACCGGGAGTCAAGACACTTTCGCCAGTGCAATTGCGCGCCAGACTTTAATCTGATACAACAGCGACATTGACAAGGCAGGATTTCTTGACCTATCGTCCCAAAGATGATACATGCTCGTCTTAAAACGTGGCAATAAATGTCAACATGAACAACCTACCTctaaaaatgcaaaatttttGTCCAAATTGATCTGCACCGCGATAACGGGATTTCCCTCTGCTTGAGCCAGGCGTGCAATTTTCATTTGTTGGTTGAAGAAGTTCATCATATCTTCCTgtgaacaaaataaacaatcaAATGAAACAACCGCAAGCTGCTGAGGACAATAACATTTGTTTTTTCTCAACAGACAAAAATATCTAAGCATTATCTACGAGTTCCAATGAGATCATCTGCAACTGCCATTGAAGACAGGAGCTTCATAACAGTGCTGTTTCATATCAGCATACTGTCCACAACATTTCCAGGAACAGATTTGGTGGGGTCTTCCACACTCAAAAGAGATATTTAATGAATTGATAAAACCATTAATACCCACTCGGATGACAAAAATGAAGTATGAGAAAGCTGACTCACCTCCGTGCAACCAAAAGGAATGTTTCCAATATATAAACGCCTCGCTTGTCGACTGATGGCGCTGCCAGTGAAGGGTACCGTCGTGCTGGCACCGCCACCATTCGCCACGCCCCCAGCGCTCTCCGGTGGCATCTGTGCAGCCGAGGGCGGCATGCTCatgggtggtggtggtgggatACTGGCTGGGGGACCAGGCATCGCGCCCGTCGGAGGAGGGGGTGGTGGAATCGCAGGATTGCCAGCAGCTGGAAAGGAGAAGCAAAGAGAATGGTCATTAGACATCATCATTTGGCACCTTTTTAACGGAAATGTTTCAGAACCAGTGCTGTCAAGTCCATCGACCCAGCAGCTCGACACTCTCATTGCAGTTGACAAAATCCCACATTGTATGCAGTTGACCCATGCAATGCTCATTTGTCTAAAGGTCTCGCTGCTTTGTGTGTCCTGTTGATCACAATGCATATTGAAAATTGGATGGAAAATTGAAGAGGATAAGGATTACATGTAAATTATAAACTATCAACCTCTGCATTTTAGAGAATATTAATGAAAATCCGAACAGGCATGGCATTTCAGGTTTGTTTTAAACCAATGTGAAATCAAAGAATGAAAAAACTTACGAACAGTGATACCTGGGAACGGTACTGTTGCAGCAAATTCCATACTTGATGGCAACTGACCATTAgctgaaaaaaatatgtcataGTAACTAACACAGTAAATGGCACTGCCAGAGGGAAATCTTaatttcatgccaaatactTAATAATCTCAGAATTCACCACCTTATAAGGTCAAAGTGGTAAAAACATGGCAAAGCACTACTTTAAATATGCCTTGATTgaataaacaatatttttattCTAATCTAAGATAAATGTTGTTAAGTTGAGGACATAAAGCCTCCAGTTGGAGTTCCAATAATGGATGCTCACCTTGCATTGCCTTGTACTGCATAGGACTAATGTGCTCAAATCCAGCTGGGGCTTTGTCCCAGTATTTGTACGGCTTCTTCTTTCTACCTGCACCTCGCTTGGCGGGTGGAGATCGACTGAAAAGTTAAAATGATGAATGATACGACACAAAATACACAACTAGAATAAACGCCAGAATTTCCCCACAACACTTTCCTGACATTTTTAGAGATATTAGAAGTCAAGTGTCTATTTTCTCCTCAAAATACAACTTCAGCTTGTTCAGTACAAGTCTGCTATACTGCAATCGGACCATATGAAAACATTTACACTTCTTTTCAAAGTAATTTTCTTTGTATGATTTTATTAGATGGCAAGactgtttcaatttcattgggTTAATATTTGTGCAACGTAAACTGAAGCTGAATTGGCATTCTTCCTGCAACGAAATATTTACTAAACAAGAATCAGGTTGCTGCTTTATCAGTAGGCAGTCCTCATGTATTTTGTTCATGCCAATGCTCGCTGTAATTAGACACATTATGATAAATTACCTCTTTGACCTGTGCTTTCTGTTTCCACCATGACGGCCACCTTTTCTGTCCCCCCTGTCTCTGCTCCTGGACCTCGACCTCTTTCTGTCACGACTTTTCGATCGGCTACGAGACCTTCGTTTCTTTCGCTCTGCAGTATAAAAGTTACCGGTGATGTTTTCCGATTCTGCATTGCCCAAGTTGTGAGAAGATTGTGCACGATATATTGCAATTGCTCAGAGTGTCCcaggtattctgcagttgctccaaATGGAAATGGAATCCCTGGCCCTGGGCTGGGGCTTTTTTTCTTGGTATCATCAAAAGCCCAAATCAGATTGGAACAGGAAGAACATAGGCATAGGCTTCCTTACAGGTAATGATTGCACTGAACCATTCAACAAAAAGAAATCAGACAATGAAAGCAGAAGCCAGTTTACactgaatttgaaataatttgaatttgaaatgaaatcgcACCTGGTTCCATTTGTCCATTGTCTGCCATTTTTCTGcttttttacaatcaaatcGGCGTTTGTTTGAGAGTTCAAATGAGAACTATATACTCTCGGTTGTGATTGCCAATTAATAACCGTATTTTTAAGAGCAACCACTGGTTTTATTGTTCTTTTTGATGATAAAATTTGGAATTCGTAAAATCGGAAAATGGCGACGATCGCTGTCCGCTCATTTCGCTCCCTgatcttttcgcccccagtcgtttcgctccaaatcgaagacgtttcgctccctgggacttttCGTTGGGATGGTACATTgaattaaagggggactatacaCCTTttcagaaatggggcgctgagtgtccgaaatagtgatgtcataaggggaaactaggccttatggtggagggacaaaggagatagtcatggttgaccaacacacttgaatgcctttaatgacgggcaagggggaaaaagttagttccaatgcaagccaccaatttcgggaagcatgtataggcaggaggagagggccAATTGGAAATCTGGTGACCACAAAAGAAATGCAAACACAGTCATCGATGTATGAATatttaataataaataaatgttAACCAACGTTAcacaagatttaaaaaaaattcaaatcatgAATGAAGGTCATTATCAATAAGTCATGATCTGAAGAAAAGAATCGTTGATCACAACAGCCAGCAATGATTATCAAGCCAAGTTGTAGAAGTCAATCCGAAGGCTGTCTCAGTGACATTTCATCCACACCCCAAAAAGTCCacat is drawn from Lineus longissimus chromosome 1, tnLinLong1.2, whole genome shotgun sequence and contains these coding sequences:
- the LOC135487353 gene encoding splicing factor U2AF 50 kDa subunit-like — translated: MADNGQMEPERKKRRSRSRSKSRDRKRSRSRSRDRGDRKGGRHGGNRKHRSKSRSPPAKRGAGRKKKPYKYWDKAPAGFEHISPMQYKAMQANGQLPSSMEFAATVPFPGITVPAGNPAIPPPPPPTGAMPGPPASIPPPPPMSMPPSAAQMPPESAGGVANGGGASTTVPFTGSAISRQARRLYIGNIPFGCTEEDMMNFFNQQMKIARLAQAEGNPVIAVQINLDKNFAFLEFRSVDETTQAMAFDGIHFKTQSLKIRRPRDYQPLPGMAETPSVAVPGVVSTVVPDSQHKIFIGGLPNYLNEDQVKELLTSFGPLKAFNLVKDSATGLSKGYAFCEYLEINITDTACTGLNGMQLGDKKLIVQRASVGAKNAQANQQAVQIQVPGLNMGVSNQITNVLCLLNMVTPEDLVDDEEYEDIVDDVREECGKYGAVVDLEIPRPIAGVEVPGCGKIFVEFRELEDCHRAQQALTGRKFANRVVVTSFFDPEKYKRRDF